The following coding sequences lie in one Arachis hypogaea cultivar Tifrunner chromosome 4, arahy.Tifrunner.gnm2.J5K5, whole genome shotgun sequence genomic window:
- the LOC112795797 gene encoding sugar transporter ERD6-like 16 — protein sequence MVIEEHKDVESGGDLQEPFIQHAHDGSSSIGMVILSTLVAVCGSFSFGTCVGYSAPTQAAIRADLNLSLAQFSLFGSLVTIGAMLGAITSGHITDFIGRKGAMRISSGFCITGWIAVFFSKDSFILDLGRFFTGYGIGVISYVVPIYIAEIAPKNLRGGLATTNQLLIVIGSSVSFLIGSVVNWRLLALAGLAPCICLLIGLCFIPESPRWLAKVGREKEFQLALRRLRGKDADISHEAQEILDYIESLQSLPKAKLLDLFQSKYMRSLVIGVGLMVCQQASGINGIGFYASETFVASGLSSGKVGTIAYALIQVPFTALGAILMDKTGRRPLITVSASVTFLGCFITGIAFFLKGQSLLLEWVPTLVVSGVLIYIASFAIGMGSVPWVIMSEIFPINIKGSAGSLVVLLTWLGAWIVSYTYNFLMDWSAPGTFFLYAVGCLLTIVFVAKLVPETKGKTLEEIQACINTEEK from the exons ATGGTAATTGAGGAACACAAAGATGTTGAGAGTGGTGGTGATTTGCAAGAACCGTTTATTCAACATGCACATGATGGATCCTCCTCCATTGGGATGGTTATACTTAGCACACTTGTTGCTGTTTGTGGTTCCTTCTCATTTGGAACTTGT GTGGGTTATTCAGCACCAACTCAAGCAGCTATTAGAGCAGATCTTAATCTCTCTCTTGCTCAG TTTTCGTTGTTTGGTTCATTAGTAACGATTGGAGCAATGCTTGGGGCTATAACAAGTGGTCACATTACTGATTTCATTGGCCGCAAAGGA GCCATGAGAATTTCATCAGGATTTTGCATTACAGGTTGGATAgctgtcttcttctccaag GACTCTTTCATACTTGACTTGGGAAGATTTTTCACTGGCTATGGAATTGGAGTTATCTCATatgtg GTTCCAATATATATAGCAGAAATAGCACCTAAAAATCTTCGTGGAGGACTTGCAACAACAAACCAGCTTCTCATTGTGATTGGATCATCAGTCTCATTCTTAATAGGAAGTGTTGTAAATTGGAGACTACTAGCACTAGCAG GCTTAGCACCTTGCATTTGCTTGTTGATTGGTTTGTGTTTCATTCCAGAATCTCCTAGATGGCtg GCAAAAGTTGGGCGTGAAAAGGAATTTCAACTAGCTTTGAGAAGACTTAGGGGTAAAGATGCTGATATTTCACATGAAGCTCAAGAAATTCTG GATTATATTGAAAGTCTTCAAAGCCTTCCTAAAGCTAAGCTATTGGATTTGTTCCAAAGCAAATACATGAGATCTTTAGTT ATTGGTGTTGGTTTAATGGTATGTCAACAAGCTAGTGGAATCAATGGTATAGGATTCTATGCATCTGAGACTTTTGTAGCTTCTG GGCTTTCTTCAGGAAAAGTTGGTACCATAGCCTATGCTTTAATACAG GTTCCATTTACAGCATTGGGAGCAATACTGATGGATAAAACTGGAAGAAGACCTCTCATAAca GTTTCTGCTAGTGTCACTTTCTTAGGCTGTTTTATTACTGGAATTGCTTTCTTTCTTAAG GGTCAAAGCTTATTGCTTGAGTGGGTACCAACATTAGTAGTTTCTGGTGTGTTG ATATATATTGCATCATTTGCAATTGGAATGGGATCAGTTCCTTGGGTGATTATGTCTGAG ATCTTTCCCATAAATATTAAGGGAAGTGCTGGGAGCTTGGTAGTGTTATTGACATGGCTTGGAGCTTGGATAGTTTCATATACTTACAATTTTTTAATGGATTGGAGTGCTCCTG GTACTTTCTTTTTATATGCTGTTGGGTGCCTCTTAACTATTGTATTTGTAGCAAAACTAGTTCCAGAAACCAAAGGAAAAACACTGGAAGAAATTCAAGCATGCATTAACACAGaggaaaagtaa